One segment of Methanosphaera sp. WGK6 DNA contains the following:
- a CDS encoding RlmE family RNA methyltransferase has protein sequence MSRWKAKHDKEHYYKLAKKQNYRSRASYKIKQLDKKYNLLKPDYNVVDLGAAPGGWSQVVADVIGEEGTGQIISVDLEYIKPIDHEAYTGVKGDFTTPEIQETIIELIDGKADVILSDASPKLTGIKDIDNFKAYDLAMAVIDITENILKNEGNLIMKAFQGEAYQELIKRLKKKFRNVKTTKPNSSRKRSAEMYVIARGFKGGK, from the coding sequence TTATCGTTCAAGAGCTTCATATAAAATAAAACAATTAGATAAGAAATATAATTTATTAAAACCAGATTACAATGTTGTTGACCTTGGTGCTGCACCAGGAGGCTGGAGTCAAGTAGTAGCTGATGTAATTGGTGAAGAAGGAACTGGTCAAATAATTAGTGTGGACCTAGAATACATTAAACCAATAGACCATGAAGCATATACAGGTGTAAAAGGAGATTTCACCACCCCTGAAATACAGGAGACAATTATTGAATTAATTGATGGTAAAGCAGATGTTATATTATCTGATGCATCACCCAAATTAACTGGAATTAAAGATATAGATAATTTCAAAGCATATGACCTTGCAATGGCTGTTATTGATATTACTGAAAATATCCTAAAAAATGAAGGTAATCTTATTATGAAAGCATTCCAAGGTGAAGCTTACCAAGAATTAATTAAAAGACTTAAGAAAAAGTTCAGAAATGTTAAAACCACCAAACCTAATTCATCCCGTAAACGTAGTGCTGAAATGTATGTTATTGCACGAGGATTTAAGGGCGGTAAATAA